The segment gttttttttttattctttcccgGATTTACACGACTTTACTTTTCACTTTCAGTgacttgacattgacattgacatttgacaatgacaattaATGTTTGACCACcatcttcatttgtggtctgtgaccACCATCTCTAATTTTTAGTACCCAACGGCAGAGATGGTGCTGCCTGTATATCTTGTACAAGTCTGTCAAAAAAGTCATGGAGTGGTAcatgtaccgactcgtaaatgcTTGCTTGGTAACACTACGACTTAACAACATGAGTCAGGAGTTTCTAGTCTATAGTAATCTGTGGTAAGAAGTATCACAAAATCTAATCTGTGGCTACACTACAGCTGTAAGTTGACATTGACATACGTATCTTAATCTGTGGTTGACACTGACAAGCTGACAAggtcaaaaattataaaaataaacaatattttttaccatttccattttaaacaaaatttatatacctaaaaTGAAatgttcaattaaaataatatcaaatataTTGATATGAGTATAACGCAAAATTAAATGACTAAACTTTAGTCGAGTTATAATAAGTTTGTAGAAGGCAAGGCTTGAATAGGTTATCATAGAGTTAGAGTGCTACGACGTATCAATATGCGTCAACTGAGTGGTGaagttatctattattataatttattcctCAAAATAATTGCACGTGTAAAGTTGTTGGCTcccattcaaataaaataatgtcatttataCGAGAATGAGTTGAATGTGCTAGTTATATAAGTGTGTTTAAAGTTGAAAATGGCAATCTGGAGTAAGAATGCTGTTACAATATTCACGAAGTATCCATTAATTCGGGGTATGGTCTCATATGGTGTAATTTGGCCCATATCTAGTTTTATACAGCAAACGTTCGAGGGCAAAAGTTTTGGTAAGATATGACCAATGATTTACATGGAtgattgattaatttgtatgtaAATGCTAAATAAATCCAATATCCTTGTTGTTAGATACTGAAAACAGATATGATTGGTGGAGGTGTGCTCGTTTTGGTTTGTATGGTTCATGCTATGTGGCTCCAACAATTTATACATGGTTTACTATTGCTAGTAAAGTCTGGCCTGGTACTACATTAAAAGTTGCACTTATTAAGGTACTATTTCaagaaatacattaaaatatcaaTGATAATAATACTATATTCAGCCATGTAATGCTTGTACAACACATTCACTTATTGTACAAGGCATGTGGTTCActttctttttgttattttatggtAACATGGTTGTATTCTCACCTCATTGTTGtgaaaattaactaaatatataatattatactatcaTACTAAATTGGTGTGAACATATTCAGACTgcattttggtttctacattaATACAGTAATCCTAGTGTGTGTATTGTTGAGGCTAGACCTATTTaccaaatacatatttaaattacttttactctgtaaatcaaataaaaatcaaaaaataaattattatacaaaactgCAACATTTGCACTGTTTTTGTGTCAatgcaaattattatataataaagtatgTAAAATGTGTTGCTTAAGTTGGCTATTAATGTTGTGCAGCTAAGTGGAAGCCTAGAGATTGGAGGCCAACAAGGATACAGCAATTGttgtaaattattgattttaatgttaacattttatttatacagaagCCTATCTCATTATTACATAAGCACAAGCATCCCTATATATTATACACATAGCAcaagaaacaaagaaaaatgtGTCAATAACCACATAAATTAGGCACATATATAACACAAGCCACATACATATTAGGTACACAATACTAATTTACTACCAACAGCTACTAGAGGGTGTAATTGCATCTCTCTACATCATCTAAATCATTAGTGTAAGCTCTCATCTTCTATTCTTCTTCTTGGAGTATGGATATCCAAGACCCTGTATCACTTTAATCTTGTGATTCACACTCGCATTTTTTATCACGAAAGAGAACTGTAGGCCTAACAAGTGAACAGAAATGGACAAATGTTAACCAATGGTAgtggagttgtcccagtctcaTCTCTTTCACCCCAATGCAaagaaagagatagcgataatTCCAGTTGTGTcactattggttgacatttaaCTATTTCTCTTTACAAGATATGTTGTTGGTTGCACATTAGGCCTTCTGCACGTTGTGACTCACACTTAGGCTGATTATGgtgattaaataattttaaatttattttcagacaTTCGTTGAAACTATTACATACACTCCATTTGCAATGTGTAGCTTCTATTTTGGTATGAGTTTATTAGAGCAAAAATCTATTGAAGAAGCAATTACAGaagttaaaatgaaatttttgccTACATATAAGGTAAGATTCTTTATTATTACATCTGAGTTAATTATTCCTACTTAAGAGAGATGAATATGCTAACAATCCACAGTGTGGGTGctgggtccatcgtgtggtagaAAGAAAAGCTTTGAGCATAGTCCCAGACTTGTGACCAAtgaatgtagggttaaggaattccttgacaatcgattaacactccccttctctgctcatGTTGACTCCCTGCCCTAATAAGGAGGTAAAGTTTAATAGTTTGTAAGGATATACTTACCttcatttgaaaaatctttcaccaatagaaagcctcgttttttgttagtgtcatagactacattttatccccatattcccatggAGCTGGTTATAGTGGGTGATACAGCAGGGTGTTTGCTAGTtgtatattattacattaagATTAAACATTTATACAGTCTGAGTCCTGCAATTTCACCAGCCTGTACACATGGTGCACATCAACATACTATATTCAGATAATATATGTCCATACATATATTATCTAACTATAATATGCTGATGTGCAcctccagagtaaaatatatctgagccatattttattgcaatattaaATGTGGTAAATggatgaaattattttattaaatcaaagATTTCAATAATAGATTGATGCCTAAAAGTACCAAAATACACAAAAGTTATAACAATCAGTATTTTGTATACTAAGTACtggtacaaatatttttagtgcATTGATAAAACGCATTTACTTTCAGTaatcataaataatttactaaatttaatatttgtatactATTTCAGGTTGGCGCGTCGGTTTGGCCTGTTGTTGCTTTGATAAATTTCCATTTCATACCTCCACAAAACAGGGTTCCTTTTATAAGTGTTTGTAGTCTTATTTGGACCTGCTTTTTGGCCTATATGAAGCACCTAGAAGCAGAAGAAATACCAATACAACTAAAAAACAGATCTGCTAGGCTAAATGCttgaaacaagtaaaaaaaatgattatttagaccaattattatgattttagtattaaattattctGTCATAAAGCTGTATCCATATTTGTATCATTTGCCTGGATAAAGCACCATATCTCTGTCATCAATACATaagatgatgatcatgattGTACACTAATTATATGCAGTCTCAATATGCCTCTCTGATCTCATTCGGAATTACTGCAAAGTGCGTGTTTAGATATAAAGATAGAGATGACTGTCAGCATGACAAATCTGTTATCAGATTGAATAAAATGATACAAAATGGACTGTCATAAAATAGCTTTatgttacaatttaattttgattacttatgtattatttattaagtagcaaaaatttaataataagtattttaagtattttccaCTTTTTACCTTGTCAAagtatattgtattaaaaattactattagTATTTACTTTCAGTATTGTTttcttgaatattatttttaaggataaatagtttataaattatactaatatattaaataaatttatataataataatattggaataaatttatattcCAATTATGTTACAAAATATGAAGTTACATTCTCTATTTTTGCTGGTAGATACTAAGAGAAGGAGCTCTTATACAGGTATTAGGTTTAG is part of the Bicyclus anynana chromosome 5, ilBicAnyn1.1, whole genome shotgun sequence genome and harbors:
- the LOC112052663 gene encoding PXMP2/4 family protein 4, which codes for MAIWSKNAVTIFTKYPLIRGMVSYGVIWPISSFIQQTFEGKSFDTENRYDWWRCARFGLYGSCYVAPTIYTWFTIASKVWPGTTLKVALIKTFVETITYTPFAMCSFYFGMSLLEQKSIEEAITEVKMKFLPTYKVGASVWPVVALINFHFIPPQNRVPFISVCSLIWTCFLAYMKHLEAEEIPIQLKNRSARLNA